From the genome of Cynocephalus volans isolate mCynVol1 chromosome 15, mCynVol1.pri, whole genome shotgun sequence:
CACCCATCCCAGCTTATTCTTGCCATGTGGTTCCCCCAGATTGTAAGGCTCAGCTGCTGCGTGTGAGGGCCACGGGGCAGGGCCGTGCTGGGATGCATTAGCAGTCCTCCCGGCACCCCCAGACGCACACACCTCTACAGAGGTCTTTGCCCCCATGCTCCTGTCTTTCACTCCACACCCAGGGCTGCCTGCCCAGAACTGAGGCCAGGCCTCCAGTTCAGCCAGCTCAGGTCTCCTTCCTCCTTGGGGCCCCCCAGCCCACCGCCCTCTGGCAGCCACAGTGTACATCACCTCCATCTCcgggacccaaaaagcacagctCCCCCAGGCTGTCATCCCAGCCTCTCATTCTGCTCCACCCAGGAGAACTGATGGGGCCTGTCCCTCTGCTCAATCACCCAAAGACAGGTGGACAGGGCCTGCTCGTCTCTCACAACACCACCTTCAAATCCAGAAACACTTCCCGAGAGGGTGGGTGCTGTCCTCCAGAGATGCAGGGTCGTAGGGATGTGGTACCACAGCTCCTCCCCACGCACACACAAGATCCCATGGCTGTCCTCTGGCCTGCCCAGCTGGGTGTGTGGGGGAGTGGCCCTGAGGGCTGTGGGATTCACCCTGGTTGTACCTGAGTCGGAAGCCACTACTCCCAAGGATGTGCtgagagctggggtggggtgtTTCTTTGTAGCAAACAGAAAACCAAACCTGGAGTCTTCCCGTCCCCTCAGACACCAAGCCATGTCTGCTTAGAAGGAAAGGAGGCTCCTCCCACAAGGGAGTCCCCCAAAGCTCCACATCCTCGGCTGGGAGAAAGAATCCCAGCAGGATTCTCAGAAAGAGCTCTGAGAAATGTTTAGCCTGTGAGGGGGCAGAAAGGCTGCCCTGGAGAGGAGAACTGACCCCGAGGGCCACTCTTAGGAATGCAGAAGGGGCTGTTATCTACCCCATGGGGTGGGCAGAGCCCCAGAGATCGGCAGCAGGGCACAGGGCAATGGGGGGCCAGGCCCAGGCAGCCTGCAGGGGGCGGGTGGGGCTGCTCTGAGGCATGTGGTGGGCCTCGCTGGGGCTGAGGAAACCAGTTCTTTGGTACTGAAGCAACGAAAAGCTATCGCAGGAGAGCCACATCTCCTAAGCAAAAGTAGGGGGGTGTGAGGAAAAGCTCTACCCTTGCTAGTAGTGCTGAGGTCCCAGGCCCTCCAGGCAGGGCTCCTTCTCACCCTGTGAGGTCCAAACACTGTCCCTGCTCAGACACCACCCACAGCACAAGAGGGCAGCCACACGAAGGCGGGGAAGGGCACGCCACCTTCAGGCCCTAGACGCAGGAGCAGCAGCTGGTCCCTGACAGCAGCATGGGACAGTTGCCCACTTGATCCTCACCCAGTGAGGCTCTCACAGCCAGTGGCCCCCAGAGCTTTCTGCATAGACTGGGGACGCTGAGCACGTGAGGCTGAATAGACAGATTCTCTCTTGCTAAAATCACATAGCTTATAGAAGAGCCTGtaaagagtttaattttttttctgggaagagACAGAATTTCACCCTGCATTCCGAAAACATCTGCTGAGCCCTGGTGGCTGAGTCCTGTCTCCCCGGGAGTCACCAGGCGGCTAGGAGAGCCCTAACTCTGCCTGGCTCTCCCTGCCTAGGCCTCAGTCTCGAGACCCCTGGGACAGTGTGTGGGGGAAACGTGGTGTCTCTGAGTCTCTCCTGGGGGAGACGAGCAGGTGCAGTGACAGGGACAGGGCAGGCTGACCCCCGGGCCAAACCACAGCTCCCATGCTGTCCACTCACAGCCGCACCTTCCCCTCGAACAAAACAGAAAGTAGGAAACAAGGCTGCCTTTTTAATTGCAATCAAATATGACGTCTGGAGTCGGCAAGGCCCTGAGCCCGGCCCAGGAGCCGTGCATGGAACCAGGGCAGGCAGCGCCGCCTCGCTGTGTGACAGGCCGGCCAGGGGCCACTGTGCTTCCTGCCTCCATACCACTGCCATCCCTGAGCCTGCGGGGTGCCCAGCGCAGTTTCCTCGGCGGGTCAGCCCAGCCTCCAGCTGCCCCTGGGAGGAGGGTAGGCAGGGGTGGAGGGGGCGTGCGGAGGAGGGGACCCTGTCGCACACGCATGCAGACTTTCCcagtgtttggttttgtttcttctcctttgcTAAGATGGTTGCATGGTCGTGTGAAGCCGCTACCGCACCAAGGTGGACATGGGAGACAGGGCGGTGGCCAGGCTGCTGCCCATCTGCTCTGCAGGCATCCCAGGGCCCCATCCTACTTCTGTATCTGGAACAGGAAGAGCCGCAGGTTGATGTTCTTGGCAGCCAGCAGCTTGTTGCACTCCACAGAGTCGATGATGGGCAGCGGCACATAGTCAGTCTCATTGCTCTCATTGGTGAAGACAAAGTGGTAGATGACAGGACTGATCCGCACGTCATCATAGGGGCCCTTGAGCAGCAGGAAGGAGCACTCCAGGGGTGCTGTGACCTTGCTCTTGAGGAGGAGCTGGAAGGAGAGCGTGCGCTTGCACGACAGGTTGGGGTTGCGCTCCGAGTCATTCACACGAGCCTTCAGGACCCACGTCTGGTTGAGCACCGTGAACCTCGGTGTCTCATAGTACAGGCGTGTGATGAAGTCATCTGTGCGGTAGGGCCGGAACTGGACCTCTGCGGAGACAGACAGGGCCGGGAGGAGCCAGCTGTTAgcgtgggcagggctgggcagaggcCTTCCCCGACCAGGCCGAGGACAGCTCGGCCAGGGAGGAAGGCAACTTACCAGGCGTAGCGCACTCTGCTTGTCACAAGGCAATCAAGCCACTTATGGCAAATGGAGGGCACACACGCTTTGGGGGACAACTACAAACAGAATTAACACGAATTAGCTGGACAGAGTCCGAGGCTGCGAGCCACATCCTGGGCATGCCCAACCCGCACTGGCCTCCCACCTCGCCATCAGCCCAGGGTCCCACAGGGGCGGGGtaagcagacacacagacaggatGCAGTTCTGAGAACAAGTGCACTTTATTGTTTCCGATACAGAGCTGCCAAAAAAGCCGGTGGGCGGCTGTGGCACCAGCCCTGCCCGAGGGGAGCACAGGGTCCGTGGGCGTTGGGCTGTGTGGTGGGCCCTGCCTGGCTGTCCACAGGCCGTCATCAGCAGGCAGACCTGCCTTCGCGCAGTCCTCTTGTGCAGCCCACAGCCTGTGGCTGGCAAGTCCCTCCGTGGAGGCGTGGGCTCACAGGAAGCCAGTCCTTGCTGCACGGATGGGGCTTCCCACCCGGCCACTGCTGCAGTCACAATGTCCCATCCTGCCCAGACCCCACGAGGCCTGGCCTGGACCATTCATGCCACAGTGCTTGCCGGGACAGCTGAAGCTGCTACTAACCAGGGGCTGCGGCCTTCTGCTGCTGAGGACCTCTGGGCCCTTGGCATCTTGGGCCTGTTTAGGCTCACACCTAGCCAGGCCCAGTTCAGTCAGTGTGGCGTGACTGGCTGCCCATGATTGCCCCGGGCTATAAGCTGCGTGCCAGCATGGACTGAGCAGGAGAGGGACGCAGCTCCTGAGAAGCCCCGGTGCCAGCAAGCGCTTCTCACTGTTCTCTGGACCAGGCTCTGGCTGGCTCCTGCACCCAGCATGTTCAAAGGCGGTGGCAATGGGCCAGAGAGCCACGAGATCCAGTGGGCCTGGGCCCAGTCCAGCCTGCCCATATAGGTGTCCACTCCCAGTTCTAGTTTTAGTTGAGTGCCCTTGGCTCGTTCTGAAGCCCTGTCCCTGAACAGTTTTGATCCAGCCTCAGGAGGCTCCGTGGCCACTGCAGTGCTGCCTGCAGGCAGGACGTGACTTGCCAGAGTGCTCTTCTTGCCCCAGGCTCCACGGGGCAGACCCCCAGCTCCCAGACCTCCCTGAGACACGTCCCACTCTCTGGTTAGACCCCGACTATCCCAGAGCTGTGGAGCCCCACACAGTGAGGACGCCACCTTGCTGGGGTGGCAGGGCCAGGGTGGGGAGGACTGGTGGGAGGGGCTTCCAGGAGAGCCCTTCAGGTGCACCTCAGGGGTCCTGCCTGGCCCCTCCCCCTGCTCAGTCCCAGGCCTGTCTTCTTCTCTGAGACACCCTCCTGTCCACTGGCCGCTTGTCCAGAGCCTGGCCATCCGGCGCAGCCCACTGCCCAGAGCCTGCTGCCCCCAGCCCACACCTGAGCGGCATGCGACGGGCAGCGGGGCGCCTCACCTGTGTAGCCGATCTTCTCGAAGCTAAGCAGGCTGAAGATGCTGTTGTAGAGCTGCATCTCCTTGCGGTGGCTCTGGTCCATCTCATCCAGGATCTCCATCAGCTCGTTGCCTGTCTTGGTTGGGTGGGCGCAGGCAGCCTCGTGCACCGTCAGCTCGTGGAAGGGGCCGTGCCACGGGCAGCCGATGCGCTTGTACTTGCACTGAGTCACCCTGGAAGGAGGTGAGGGCAGTGGTCACGACCTGCACCTGCAGCAAGGGCCATGCCCAGCTGCCCTCCCAACGTGGCTTCCGCCAGCCCACTCAGCCACGAACCGTGGGCCCAGCCCCCAAAACAGGTCATAACATGCACGTGTGTGAAAAAGAGGGTgacagggggagggggaaggcacGTGGAGCCGTGGGCCAGCTTGCCTCCTGGACCCCTGCTGTGGGTCTCTCCTGTGCCTCGCAATAGGTGGCCACTGACTGTGGTCCTGGACCATGCACCGCCTCACTCCAGGTGGTTCAGTGGCCTAGCCCCACTGGCCGAGCGGCTGTGTCCATTGGCCAGTGTAGCCTCAGACCAAGTTCCCAGAACTCCTGAACTGGCCATGCTGTCCTGACCCCTCCAAGAGACTACCGCACAGCCAGAGAATACCCTGGAGAACCAGAGTTGTGTCCAAATAGCAACTGGGTGCAGACCCTGCCCTCTGTCCTGTGGAGCCCCATGCACCCTGGGGGCCATCTGGGACATACCTAGGCTGCATGTGCGATACCTAAAGCCCAAGCAATGAGGACCAGCCAGATCATCCTGCACCAGGCTGGGCTTCCCAGCCCTGTCCTGGGCCCCACGCAGGCGAccaagcccccagccccagcacttACCTGTCCTGGCATTCCTCCTTCTGGTGCCTCTCAAGGAGGGAGCGGGGAAACTGGCGCAGGCAGAAGCCACACTCTGAGGGCAGCTCGCTCACGGCTTTCTCCACAGCCAGGTTCCGGCAGCAGAGGCTCTTACTGATCTCACAACGACAGTTGGGGCATGTGGCCTGCTCCTCCTTCAGCCGGGCATCTGCTAGTAGGTGGATAAAACAGCCAGCGCACATCAAGTGACCGTTAGTACACTGCGAAGAAGGAAAGGGAGAtgaagctcacagacctgcgGGACTCGCACACGTGCACGTGCCCGCCAGCTCCAGCCGGGCCCAGGTTGGCCCTCCCAAGGGGCTCCAACTGGTGAGAAGACAAGCACGTCTGTATCTGAGTCGTGCTGGTATTTAGCAAACACTGAGACATGCAAAGACACAGCCAGCCTGGGCTCTTACAGAGGGCTGGTGTCTCGTGAGAGGATCACCTCAGCTCACGGAGGCCACGGTGCTTCCCTGAGGCAGGCCCAGCTGATGTTGACTGGTTCCAACACGTGGGGCTTGAAGCCTGGTTTTTTTCCTGTCTGGGTGCTAGGGACTGTCCTGAACCCTGTATAGGCCCAGATTTTGGGACCCCTATAGGAGCACCTGGCTCTCAGCCTGGTACAGCAGGGGCTCTCAGCCAGCAGCTGTCCAGTGGGGAGTGGACGCTGCTTCCCCACGCTGAGGCAAGAAGACTCTCCTTGGCTGTCAGAAAGGCCGTTtgagctgggggctggggtcGCAGCTCAGACTGACCCCCAGCCTATCCTTCCACTCTGGCCCTCCCTGGTGAGTGCAGGTGAGAGGAGGCAGCTGCCACCCACCCAGGGAGGTTGGCTTCCTGCAGGGGCTGTCCAGAGAGCTGGTGGTATGGAGCTGTGGCAGACAGGAGGCCGAGATGACCCAGGACAAGGGCAGGTGGGCACACAGAGTGT
Proteins encoded in this window:
- the LOC134364068 gene encoding zinc finger TRAF-type-containing protein 1 isoform X1, encoding MSGAEEAGGGGPAAGPAGAVPAGVGVGAGPGAAAGPAAAAALGEAAGPGLPDEAGLAGARQLQEAAGDPDAPPKKRLRAAEAAEAAAAAAAAGSGKLEERLYSVLCCTVCLDLPKASVYQCTNGHLMCAGCFIHLLADARLKEEQATCPNCRCEISKSLCCRNLAVEKAVSELPSECGFCLRQFPRSLLERHQKEECQDRVTQCKYKRIGCPWHGPFHELTVHEAACAHPTKTGNELMEILDEMDQSHRKEMQLYNSIFSLLSFEKIGYTEVQFRPYRTDDFITRLYYETPRFTVLNQTWVLKARVNDSERNPNLSCKRTLSFQLLLKSKVTAPLECSFLLLKGPYDDVRISPVIYHFVFTNESNETDYVPLPIIDSVECNKLLAAKNINLRLFLFQIQK
- the LOC134364068 gene encoding zinc finger TRAF-type-containing protein 1 isoform X2, with the protein product MSGAEEAGGGGPAAGPAGAVPAGVGVGAGPGAAAGPAAAAALGEAAGPGLPDEAGLAGARQLQEAAGDPDAPPKKRLRAAEAAEAAAAAAAAGSGKLEERLYSVLCCTVCLDLPKASVYQCTNGHLMCAGCFIHLLADARLKEEQATCPNCRCEISKSLCCRNLAVEKAVSELPSECGFCLRQFPRSLLERHQKEECQDRVTQCKYKRIGCPWHGPFHELTVHEAACAHPTKTGNELMEILDEMDQSHRKEMQLYNSIFSLLSFEKIGYTGSTAVATEPPEAGSKLFRDRASERAKGTQLKLELGVDTYMGRLDWAQAHWISWLSGPLPPPLNMLGAGASQSLVQRTVRSACWHRGFSGAASLSCSVHAGTQLIARGNHGQPVTPH